GATGATTCGGAGATGGTATTGAAAAGCCTCGGACAGCAGTATCCTGCCCTGCGTGTAATCACGATAAAAGAAGATCAGTATTTCTCGCACGGTAAAAAAGTAGCCGTGATGGTAGGGATAAAGGGTGCAAAATCTGAATACCTTCTTTTTACGGATGCCGACTGCCGGCCTGCTTCGAACCAGTGGATACGCAATATGTTGCAAAGCTTTGATCAGCATTGCGACATTGTTCTGGGATATGGACCGTATGAAAGAACGGCTGGTTTTCTCAATAAACTCATCCGTTTCGATGCCTTCACGATCGGCCTGCAATACCTTGGAATGGCCTCTGCCGGCGTGCCGTACATGGGCGTAGGAAGAAACCTGGCATATAAACGCTCTCTTTTCTTTAAAGTGAAGGGATTTGCCTCACATTATCATATTGAGAGCGGTGATGATGACCTGTTTGTGAATGAGGCCGCTACTTCAGGAAATACGGTTGCCATGACAACTGCCGAAAGCATGACCGTTTCCATCCCGGAATCCAGCTTCCGCAATTGGCTCCGGCAGAAACGCCGCCACAGTACCACATTCCGTCAT
This DNA window, taken from Bacteroidia bacterium, encodes the following:
- a CDS encoding glycosyltransferase; this encodes MQLPEDQQGWIVFIVFCAFALCALVQVWYFAYYFSRVAFRSKKERPASEPPASVLICARNEAANLEKNIPLIMQQDYPDFEVIVINDCSWDDSEMVLKSLGQQYPALRVITIKEDQYFSHGKKVAVMVGIKGAKSEYLLFTDADCRPASNQWIRNMLQSFDQHCDIVLGYGPYERTAGFLNKLIRFDAFTIGLQYLGMASAGVPYMGVGRNLAYKRSLFFKVKGFASHYHIESGDDDLFVNEAATSGNTVAMTTAESMTVSIPESSFRNWLRQKRRHSTTFRHYKAGTRLRLGLFGLSQYLFYLLLLFLLVFQFELIIVLAIFGVHLLLRSVIMFRSMSRLGEKDLFWLYPVYEACLMFLYPVISISNRFRKKNKWRK